One genomic segment of Amycolatopsis sp. WQ 127309 includes these proteins:
- a CDS encoding LysR family transcriptional regulator: METRQLEYFVAVAEELSFTRAAQRLYAVQSTVSAAVRALETELGARLFDRSTRKVALSAAGVVFLPEAKAAIEAVERARATVQEASAGLRGSLRIGTLTAIGSVDLPALLGAFHRRYPLVDIQVTVSITGSTGLAEDVRQGRLDAALVGLPGVDLPGLDVRALESRPFVALLPHGHPLAREREIRLESLARESFVDMPRGFGNRVLVDRAYDALGSPRRVTVEVADLRTVPGYVRAGLGIAVIPEVPESGEVDVVALPLAGAGLDWPLNLVSASAKPPSRALRTLLDLVTAQDHI; the protein is encoded by the coding sequence ATGGAGACGCGTCAGCTGGAGTACTTCGTCGCCGTCGCCGAGGAGCTCAGCTTCACCCGGGCCGCCCAGCGCCTGTACGCGGTGCAGTCCACCGTGTCGGCCGCGGTCCGGGCCCTGGAGACCGAGCTCGGCGCCCGGCTGTTCGACCGGTCCACCCGCAAGGTCGCGCTGTCGGCGGCCGGCGTCGTGTTCCTGCCCGAGGCGAAGGCTGCGATCGAAGCGGTGGAGCGGGCCCGCGCGACGGTCCAGGAGGCGTCGGCGGGCTTGCGCGGCAGCCTTCGGATCGGCACGCTGACGGCGATCGGGAGCGTCGACCTGCCCGCGCTGCTCGGCGCGTTCCACCGCCGCTACCCGCTGGTGGACATCCAGGTCACGGTGTCGATCACCGGGTCGACCGGCCTGGCCGAGGACGTCCGCCAGGGCCGGCTCGACGCCGCGCTGGTCGGGTTGCCCGGCGTCGACCTGCCCGGGCTGGACGTCCGCGCCCTCGAATCCCGGCCGTTCGTCGCGCTGCTGCCGCACGGCCACCCGCTGGCGCGCGAGCGGGAGATCCGGCTCGAGAGCCTCGCGCGGGAGTCGTTCGTCGACATGCCGCGCGGCTTCGGCAACCGGGTCCTCGTCGACCGCGCCTACGACGCGCTGGGTTCGCCCCGGCGCGTCACCGTCGAGGTCGCCGACCTGCGGACCGTGCCCGGGTACGTCCGGGCCGGCCTGGGGATCGCGGTCATCCCGGAGGTGCCCGAATCCGGCGAGGTGGACGTCGTCGCGCTGCCGCTGGCCGGCGCGGGCCTGGACTGGCCGCTGAACCTCGTCTCCGCGAGCGCCAAGCCGCCGAGCCGGGCGCTGCGCACGCTCCTCGATCTCGTCACTGCTCAAGACCATATTTGA
- a CDS encoding FAD-dependent monooxygenase, with protein MDADVIVAGAGPVGLLLAAELKLAGAEPLVLERRPTPSEETKARGLGVLATELLWRRGLGDQLAEADAAGTRDLARDHGTTLGHFANIHKLVPDPDRPRATIWQPQLERLLTEHALALGVRILRGHEVTGIESDDDGVTVDQRWRARYLVGCDGGRSTVRKLAGFAFPGTPALLRTTAGRVRFGGDVPPGGRYPAGAFLHGGSMAGVTEPAGDAEPAGPVTAAELADGIRRVTGATVVVEELTDGRRFGDQARQASTYRDGHVFLAGDAAHVHSPSGGQGLNLGLLDAANLGWKLAAAAAGGRAPGGLLDSYTRERHPAGEAVLRNTRAQSALLAPGPHVDALREIVAELMDLPAANRYFADLLSGVHQRCELPYATEEPAGTYTPDLELIDDAGTVTRLHEHTRTGRGLLLLTPDTRHLADERVDVVPVTNAGPLLLRPDGVIAWAGEGSPKAALDAWF; from the coding sequence ATGGACGCCGACGTGATCGTCGCCGGAGCCGGGCCGGTCGGGTTGCTCCTCGCCGCCGAACTCAAGCTGGCCGGCGCCGAACCCCTGGTCCTGGAACGCCGGCCCACCCCGTCCGAGGAGACGAAGGCGCGCGGGCTCGGCGTCCTGGCGACCGAGCTGCTCTGGCGCCGCGGCCTCGGCGACCAGCTCGCCGAGGCGGACGCGGCGGGCACCCGGGACCTCGCCCGCGACCACGGCACCACGCTCGGGCACTTCGCGAACATCCACAAGCTCGTCCCCGACCCGGACCGCCCGCGTGCCACCATCTGGCAGCCCCAGCTCGAACGGCTGCTCACCGAGCACGCACTCGCGCTGGGCGTGCGGATCCTGCGCGGCCACGAGGTCACCGGGATCGAGAGCGACGACGACGGCGTCACCGTCGACCAGCGGTGGCGCGCCCGCTACCTCGTCGGCTGCGACGGCGGCCGCAGCACGGTCCGGAAGCTCGCCGGCTTCGCCTTCCCCGGCACGCCTGCCCTGCTCCGGACCACCGCGGGCCGGGTGCGGTTCGGCGGCGACGTCCCGCCCGGCGGCCGGTACCCGGCCGGCGCCTTCCTGCACGGCGGGAGCATGGCCGGCGTCACCGAACCCGCCGGGGACGCCGAGCCGGCCGGTCCGGTGACGGCCGCCGAACTCGCCGACGGCATCCGCCGCGTCACCGGCGCCACGGTCGTCGTCGAAGAACTCACCGACGGACGGCGCTTCGGCGACCAGGCCCGGCAGGCCTCGACCTACCGCGACGGCCACGTCTTCCTCGCCGGCGACGCGGCCCACGTGCACTCGCCGAGCGGCGGGCAAGGACTGAACCTCGGCCTGCTCGACGCGGCGAACCTCGGCTGGAAACTCGCCGCCGCCGCCGCCGGTGGCCGCGCACCCGGAGGTCTGCTCGACAGCTACACGCGCGAACGCCACCCGGCGGGCGAAGCGGTGCTGCGCAACACGCGGGCCCAGTCCGCGCTGCTGGCTCCGGGCCCGCACGTCGACGCGCTGCGCGAGATCGTCGCGGAGCTGATGGACCTGCCGGCGGCGAACCGGTACTTCGCCGACCTGCTCTCCGGCGTCCACCAGCGCTGCGAACTCCCCTACGCCACCGAGGAACCGGCGGGGACGTACACCCCGGACCTCGAGCTGATCGACGACGCGGGAACCGTCACCCGGCTGCACGAGCACACCCGCACCGGCCGGGGCCTGCTGCTGCTCACCCCGGACACCCGCCACCTCGCCGACGAGCGCGTCGACGTCGTGCCGGTGACCAACGCCGGTCCCCTGTTGCTGCGCCCCGACGGCGTCATCGCCTGGGCGGGCGAAGGCTCTCCGAAAGCCGCGCTGGACGCCTGGTTCTAG
- a CDS encoding NAD(P)H-binding protein: MTTLVIGARGNVGRHVVDQLLAAGEPVSASVRNPATADLPAGVPVVAADLTRPATLTEALRGVRRVFVYAPTDGADDFAAAAREADVEHVVLLSSGSVLLPAAAGNLIAEEHRAVEATMAASGLRWTPIRPLVLATNALNWADAIRDEGVVQLVHPEAKTAPIHERDVAAVAVAALLGHDAADGMLTGPRLLSQREQVELIAAAAGVPVRIEELSETEACQQFGQFEKPEVVDAILAFIANAARGGSPATDTVERVLGRPGLGFEQWAAEHFPLP, translated from the coding sequence ATGACCACTTTGGTGATCGGCGCCCGCGGGAACGTCGGGCGGCACGTCGTCGACCAGCTGCTCGCCGCCGGGGAACCCGTGAGCGCGTCGGTGCGCAACCCCGCGACCGCGGACCTGCCCGCCGGCGTCCCGGTCGTCGCGGCCGACCTGACCCGGCCCGCCACCCTGACCGAGGCCCTGCGCGGCGTGCGGAGGGTCTTCGTCTACGCGCCGACGGACGGCGCGGACGATTTCGCCGCCGCCGCAAGGGAAGCGGACGTCGAGCACGTCGTGCTGCTGTCGTCGGGCAGCGTGCTGCTCCCCGCCGCGGCCGGCAACCTGATCGCGGAAGAGCACCGCGCGGTCGAGGCGACGATGGCGGCTTCGGGCCTGCGCTGGACGCCGATCCGTCCGCTGGTGCTGGCGACCAACGCGCTGAACTGGGCCGACGCCATCCGGGACGAGGGCGTGGTGCAGCTGGTGCACCCGGAGGCGAAGACGGCGCCGATCCACGAACGCGACGTCGCGGCGGTCGCCGTCGCGGCGTTGCTGGGGCACGACGCCGCGGACGGGATGCTCACGGGCCCGCGGCTGCTGTCCCAGCGGGAGCAGGTCGAGCTGATCGCCGCCGCCGCCGGAGTGCCGGTGCGGATCGAGGAGCTGTCGGAAACCGAAGCGTGCCAGCAGTTCGGGCAGTTCGAGAAGCCGGAGGTCGTCGACGCGATCCTCGCGTTCATCGCCAACGCGGCCCGGGGCGGCTCACCGGCGACCGACACCGTCGAACGCGTGCTCGGCCGGCCGGGGCTCGGGTTCGAGCAGTGGGCCGCCGAGCACTTCCCGCTCCCCTAG
- a CDS encoding TetR/AcrR family transcriptional regulator C-terminal domain-containing protein: protein MPIERADAVRVALGLLEDEGLDKLTVRRLATELGVKAPALYWHFSGKRALLDHLTDVLVAPVVAALPDGGPWLKWLEEAAFALHAALLAHRDGARVALGADLRTARALGDFAERAVGVLHEAGFPLGDATRAAGVLVHFVLGRAVEDQTRPTPEEEAAAIADESFPFPLMAAGLRERAGATVEDDFRYALGIMLAGLRATLG from the coding sequence GTGCCGATCGAGAGGGCCGACGCGGTCCGCGTCGCGCTGGGGCTGCTGGAAGACGAGGGCCTCGACAAGCTGACGGTGCGCCGCCTGGCGACCGAACTGGGCGTAAAAGCACCCGCGTTGTACTGGCACTTCAGCGGCAAGCGGGCGCTGCTGGACCACCTGACCGACGTGCTGGTGGCCCCGGTCGTCGCGGCCCTCCCGGACGGCGGCCCGTGGCTGAAGTGGCTGGAAGAAGCGGCTTTCGCCCTCCACGCGGCGCTGCTCGCCCACCGCGACGGCGCCCGCGTGGCCCTCGGCGCGGACCTCCGCACGGCCCGCGCCCTGGGCGACTTCGCCGAGCGCGCGGTGGGCGTCCTGCACGAGGCGGGCTTCCCCCTCGGCGACGCGACCCGCGCGGCGGGCGTCCTGGTGCACTTCGTACTGGGCCGGGCGGTGGAAGACCAGACACGCCCGACCCCGGAGGAGGAAGCCGCGGCGATCGCGGACGAGAGCTTCCCGTTCCCCCTGATGGCCGCGGGCCTGCGCGAGCGAGCGGGCGCCACGGTCGAGGACGACTTCCGCTACGCACTCGGCATCATGCTGGCCGGACTCCGGGCGACGCTGGGTTAG
- a CDS encoding TIGR01777 family oxidoreductase encodes MKVVLPGGSGHLGRVLSRALTERGHEVVVLSRAGGPGPWTRSVRWDGRTPGAWTGEIDGSDVVVNLAGRSMNCRYTAANLREMMTSRTDSARVVGGAIERAGAPPRVWLQMSTATIYAHRFDAPNDETTGVLGGGEPDAPAYWGYSVDIARAWEREQDRAETPRTRKVALRTSMVMSPEPGGAFEALLRLTRLGLGGPVAGGAQYLSWIHEDDLLRAIDLLIVRDDLSGPVNLAAPEPLPYRDFLRALRAAAGVPFGLPATRWMAEIGAFVLRSDTELLLKSRRVVPGRLLDAGFEFEFPQWAAAAEDLVRRTRTRRPARLSESLRPPRR; translated from the coding sequence ATGAAGGTGGTGCTGCCCGGCGGCTCCGGCCACCTGGGCCGGGTGCTGAGCCGGGCGCTGACCGAGCGGGGGCACGAGGTCGTGGTGCTGAGCCGGGCGGGCGGGCCCGGGCCGTGGACGCGGAGCGTGCGGTGGGACGGGCGCACGCCCGGCGCCTGGACCGGCGAGATCGACGGCAGCGACGTCGTCGTCAACCTCGCCGGCCGGTCGATGAACTGCCGCTACACGGCGGCGAACCTGCGGGAGATGATGACGTCCCGGACCGACTCGGCCCGCGTCGTCGGCGGGGCGATCGAACGCGCCGGGGCGCCGCCGCGGGTCTGGCTGCAGATGAGCACGGCGACGATCTACGCCCACCGCTTCGACGCGCCGAACGACGAAACCACCGGCGTGCTCGGCGGCGGCGAGCCGGACGCGCCCGCCTACTGGGGCTACAGCGTCGACATCGCGCGGGCGTGGGAACGGGAGCAGGACCGGGCGGAGACGCCGCGGACCCGCAAGGTCGCGCTCCGGACGTCGATGGTGATGAGCCCGGAGCCCGGCGGCGCGTTCGAGGCGCTGCTGCGCCTGACCCGGCTGGGTCTGGGCGGCCCGGTCGCGGGCGGTGCGCAGTACCTGTCGTGGATCCACGAGGACGACCTGCTCCGCGCGATCGACCTGCTGATCGTGCGGGACGACCTGAGCGGCCCGGTGAACCTCGCGGCGCCGGAACCGTTGCCGTACCGCGATTTCCTGCGTGCCCTGCGCGCGGCGGCGGGCGTCCCGTTCGGGCTGCCCGCCACCCGCTGGATGGCCGAAATCGGCGCGTTCGTCCTGCGCAGCGACACCGAACTGCTCCTGAAGAGCCGCCGGGTGGTGCCGGGCCGGCTGCTGGACGCGGGCTTCGAGTTCGAGTTCCCGCAGTGGGCCGCGGCGGCCGAAGACCTGGTGCGGCGGACTAGAACCAGGCGTCCAGCGCGGCTTTCGGAGAGCCTTCGCCCGCCCAGGCGATGA
- a CDS encoding MFS transporter, which yields MSATVTPARPAARLRVSHGLGFRIIAVAFATALAFSTVPTPLYALYQQRDGFPTFVVTVVFAAYAVGVMLSLYLAGHVSDWLGRRRVILAGLLAEAVAAALFLLWPDVPGLIVARLISGAGIGALTATATAHLSELRAQANPDADPGRSGLITTVVNAGGLAIGPLVGGFFARFADQPLRTPFTVFLVVLLVEALAVSLVPETVERREERPAYRPQRLSLPPAARSEFTGAAIGVFGAFAISGLFMALAPALLAQELHQTSRLLAGIAPFVMLGSAALVQIVFARVGTRPQLRSGYVLMGAGLVLLAVSAFTASLPLFFVAAVLGGSGFGLGFRAGVGTVAALADPLTRGEVLAALFLAAYAGLVLPVLTTGLAMLWLPGSVVLAGFAVLELGLIGWSARRTLG from the coding sequence ATGTCCGCCACCGTCACCCCGGCCCGGCCCGCCGCGCGCCTGCGGGTGAGCCACGGCCTGGGGTTCCGCATCATCGCCGTCGCCTTCGCGACCGCGCTCGCGTTCTCGACCGTCCCGACCCCGCTGTACGCGCTCTACCAGCAGCGGGATGGCTTCCCCACCTTCGTCGTCACCGTCGTGTTCGCCGCCTACGCGGTCGGGGTGATGCTGAGCCTCTACCTGGCCGGGCACGTCAGCGACTGGCTGGGCCGCCGCCGCGTCATCCTCGCCGGGCTGCTGGCCGAAGCCGTCGCCGCGGCCCTGTTCCTGCTCTGGCCGGACGTGCCGGGCCTGATCGTCGCCCGGCTGATCAGCGGCGCCGGGATCGGCGCGCTCACCGCGACCGCCACCGCGCACCTGTCCGAGCTGCGCGCCCAGGCGAACCCGGACGCCGACCCCGGCCGCTCGGGCCTGATCACGACCGTGGTGAACGCCGGCGGCCTCGCCATCGGCCCGCTCGTCGGCGGTTTCTTCGCCCGGTTCGCCGACCAGCCGCTGCGCACGCCGTTCACCGTCTTCCTGGTGGTGCTGCTCGTCGAGGCGCTCGCGGTGAGCCTGGTGCCGGAAACCGTGGAACGCCGGGAAGAGCGGCCCGCCTACCGGCCGCAACGGCTGTCCCTGCCGCCGGCCGCCCGGTCCGAGTTCACCGGCGCCGCGATCGGCGTGTTCGGCGCGTTCGCCATCAGCGGCCTGTTCATGGCGCTCGCCCCCGCGCTGCTGGCGCAGGAACTGCACCAGACGTCGCGGCTGCTCGCCGGGATCGCGCCCTTCGTGATGCTCGGCAGCGCCGCGCTCGTCCAGATCGTGTTCGCCCGCGTCGGCACCCGGCCCCAGCTGCGGTCCGGGTACGTGCTGATGGGCGCCGGCCTGGTGCTGCTGGCGGTGTCGGCGTTCACCGCGTCGCTCCCGCTGTTCTTCGTCGCGGCCGTGCTCGGCGGGTCCGGGTTCGGCCTGGGCTTCCGGGCGGGCGTCGGCACCGTCGCCGCGCTCGCCGACCCGCTCACCCGCGGCGAAGTCCTGGCCGCGCTGTTCCTCGCCGCCTACGCGGGCCTGGTCCTGCCGGTGCTGACGACCGGGCTGGCGATGCTCTGGCTGCCCGGCTCGGTCGTGCTGGCCGGGTTCGCGGTGCTGGAGCTGGGATTGATCGGCTGGTCC